The genomic window TTTATAGCGCTGGTATCCGGAAAATAGACCGCCTGTGATAATTGCGGCGAGGATTTCTAGAGAAGACGAGGGGACGGGGAGAGTTCCTATTCCCTCAACTGTTGACTGTTGACTGATAACTGAATTGATGGGGGGAGGAGGCGAGGAATCTGTTCTGCTATTTGCACAATTTTGTTGAATCCAGGGAAATAAGGCGATTCCTGGGGATGGAGCGGGGTTTTTCCAGTTAATTCCAACACCAATGACCGCTCGCTCGATTTTCCCTTGATGCACCCGCGTTTCGCTTTTGATTCCGCCAAGTTTGCACCCATTTAAAATTAAGTCGTTGGGCCATTTAAGGAAAACGGGAATTTGGTAGCGACGCAACGCCGTGGCAATTCCCCAAGCGCTGCATAGGGTGAGGTGAGGGGCGTGGGGTGCGGGAATGTTGGGCGCGATCGCGAGAGAAAGGTATAATCCTCCAGGTTCGGAGTGCCAAGTTCGTCCCCATTGCCCTCGTCCTGCGGTTTGTTGGCGCGCGATCGCGATAAAGGGAATTTTTGCCGCGCGATCGAATTCTTCCCAGCAGGCTTGATTGGTTGAGCCAATAACCTCATAGGTATAGAGTTCCACCTTGGGGACTGTTTGAGAGAATTGTTGTAAAACTGTCGTAAAAAGTTGTCGATCGAACGCCACAAATTTGTTCTAAATCATTTCCCAGGAGCCATACTATAGCAATAGTCACAGCAAGCGCAAAAAATCTTGGCATGATAGCGACTCCCCAACAACCGAGCAAAATGACCATTGAGGAATATTTCGAATGGGAACTTCAGCAAAACATTCGCTATGAATATACCCACGGTGAAATTGTTGCGATGACAGGGGGGACAATTCCCCATAACGATATTGCTCTCAATCTCTACAGAACTTTATATCCTCATTTGCGCTCTAGAGGGTGTCGAGCAAATGTGTCTGATGTGAAGGTGCAAGTTAGTCCTCAAAGCCCTTATTACTATCCAGATCTTGTTGTTAGCTGCGATCCTCAAGATATTAACGCTCGCAACTTCATTCAAAAGCCCAAACTGATTGTTGAAGTTCTATCACCCAGTACGAGTTCGAGAGATAGGGGAGAAAAACTCACGAACTATCTCACCATTCCGACGTTGCAAGAGTATCTCTTAATCGATTCAGAAAAAATCTCTGTCGAGCGTTACTGTCGAGGAGAGGGAAGAATGTGGCTTTACTATCCTTCTAAAGCAGTTGATACAATCGCGTTATCTAGTATTGAATTTGAGTGTGCCATCGAACTGCTTTATGACGGTGTTGTATTTAATTCTTCCTGCTAAACTCAAAGACTGAATTCAACATTGATGCGAACTCTAGGGAATAGAGATGTCTAGATGTTATGGAATTATTGGAACGGGAGCCATCGGCGGCTATTATGGGGCTTGTTTGCAACAGGCAGGATTCCCCGTACATTTCCTGCTTCGCAGCGATTACGAATGGGTGAAGGCGAAGGGGTTAAGAATCGAGTCGGTTAACGGAGACTTTACTTTACCTCGCGTTAATGCCTACAACGATCCCGCACAAATGCCCGCCTGCGATGTTGTGCTGGTTGCCCTCAAAACCACGCAAAATCAAACCTTACCTCAAATTCTTCCCTCACTTGTTGGTGAAGGTAGCACGGTTGT from Lusitaniella coriacea LEGE 07157 includes these protein-coding regions:
- a CDS encoding biotin--[acetyl-CoA-carboxylase] ligase — translated: MAFDRQLFTTVLQQFSQTVPKVELYTYEVIGSTNQACWEEFDRAAKIPFIAIARQQTAGRGQWGRTWHSEPGGLYLSLAIAPNIPAPHAPHLTLCSAWGIATALRRYQIPVFLKWPNDLILNGCKLGGIKSETRVHQGKIERAVIGVGINWKNPAPSPGIALFPWIQQNCANSRTDSSPPPPINSVISQQSTVEGIGTLPVPSSSLEILAAIITGGLFSGYQRYKDEGIENILSSYFELLAYRDRAIVVDGCPATIVGIEPTGALRLRLQSQGAAVEICRMPGTISLGYETPTPNIRQKNCMKQIQ
- a CDS encoding Uma2 family endonuclease, whose amino-acid sequence is MIATPQQPSKMTIEEYFEWELQQNIRYEYTHGEIVAMTGGTIPHNDIALNLYRTLYPHLRSRGCRANVSDVKVQVSPQSPYYYPDLVVSCDPQDINARNFIQKPKLIVEVLSPSTSSRDRGEKLTNYLTIPTLQEYLLIDSEKISVERYCRGEGRMWLYYPSKAVDTIALSSIEFECAIELLYDGVVFNSSC